The Vigna unguiculata cultivar IT97K-499-35 chromosome 1, ASM411807v1, whole genome shotgun sequence nucleotide sequence aattgaacaaaaaaataaatatagaaatcaaattgaatataaagcATTAACAACAAGTGGCACGCAACTGAATTGACACTTggacatttttttcaaaaaattaaaaataaaataaaaatgtgaagtgTGGCAGTTACCATCTATTACCATTAACCATTTAAACATAGTTagaaaaaaggaccaaattgaataaaattaacgaaaattataACCtgtttgaacaaaaaaaaatattaggattaaaatgacaaaattaaacaaaaattaataccaAATATGTAATTTAACCTTCCAAAAACTATGATTATTAGGAATCACTTAAAACTTTCTTCTATAAGGCCCCAAAGTTTATTATTAGGGGTGACAATGTGGGTCAGGCCAACCCATTTAATCCCACCCCGCACTTGGCCCACCCCCGCATAAGGcttgctttaaaaaaaaataattatgataaagctcttaatattcaacaaattgataaactttaataagttcacaaaattaaacatagactttaagaaattgaatgataaattaataattcaacattaaatatatattcatattcgtATTTTGACATATACAAcgtattcttcaaattttagcacataaaaaaatacataaatttgtCTCTTTCACTCATATAAGAATTTGGAACAACGTTCATGCAGAAGTCCAACAGGAAAGATCAactatacacaagtgcaagtttttttatttgcttttgtGGGTAGCAGGCCAACCCACACTGATTGCAGGTTATTCCGATCAGACTTTTGCAGGCCACAGGCTCAATATCTCAGTCTCTTCCATGActttattaatcataaaatgtattataatatcattattcatcaaaattagattttaaaacttaaatacacattaacattgataaaaaaataccaaTCCAAATAACTATTTTCTCTATAAAGCTGTCTTTGATTTAATATGTTGTAATGGTGTATtgcaattttaaataatattgaaatttaatttaaatataaacataaaaagatGGCATAAAAGAATAGaattagatattaaattaaGCAGGAATCTAGACTGAGAATGCAAAAATATGTTTGCTACAATTTAAGAGTGAgatttttaagatatattttcttttcataggGCAATATTTTATAGTAACTCATATTTGGTAATAAAAAACTATCACACTCACAGAACAAAATCTCAGTTGAAATTTGAACAAATAAAtgtaaatcaatttaatttttaagctTAAGTAAAACATCAAAGCTGAATTTTTCCCCTTCTACAAAAGTACTTTCAAGATCTTCAAAGCTTTGCTCAACCCTCAGGTCCGTGCTAACTGTTAAACGCTCctgcaattatttttttccagaAAAGTTGGTATTAACAGGTATATAAAAAGGTCTGAAGTTCCTATCTAACAAACAGATATTAGAAAGAGAACAAGGAATGCAATTTacaaattgtatattttaaaatcatggTGGTGTAGATTTGACATATGTAGCTTTCATAAACCAAAAACTGTTTTGAAGTTATACACGTATGCCATCAACTCCTCCTTAATTAAAGCACAAAGGGATCAAACCATTAAGAAtatgttttggaaaatttcAAAGTAAGACCttctaaaaacataaacaagaaaaagaattaaataagtTTCTTCAGAATTTAAACTCATTTCAAaccaaacaattttttaaaaaaaattacacgaaagaacttttacaaattatttatgtgtctAAGGATTTCACAGATGAATCTTCCCACCAGCCATCATTCTAAATTATACTTAAACATCCTTGAAAGACAAAACTAAGAAAAGCTAGATTTCGCATATGACAAAAATACCTTCTCTACATATTCAGCTACAGTTGAGTTGATTATCTTCTTGATGACTTCCTTGAAAACTTTGGAAGGTCCAAGCACCtctaataaaatgttttttggTATCTGTTGAACAGAAAACATAATACAATCATACATTGAATTGAAATCCTTTATATCAAAGACTTCAGCATTTCAATTTGCATATATGTAGTTGAACTAAATCTGCATACATGATGATGTTTGATCCTTTATACAATGCTAGCGGATAATTAATAATCACAGGAACAAACTTTTCACACCCTTTGTGTAATCACAAtgagagaataaaataataacatccATTAAGAATATAAAGGGAATACACTAATAACAAATAATCTCACAAATATAGTGGTTAAGATTTCGAAAAAGATAGATAACAGAAACTTACATCTGGTGTTTTCCCTGGTAGTCCTCAAGTTGATAATGCAGCAGTTGGCCATCAAACAAGCACAGGAAAATGTCAGTTTATTGAAATAGAAGTTACAAACGTGATGTCTAAcatgaattttacaaaaaaaaaattacaaagaaaaagtCAAAGACAAGAAAacctaaagaaaataaaagattttgataTTTGGAGAACTCAATTGAAATCCACGGGAATCTCCGTCAGTTCATCATATGTATCATTATAGGTTTTTATTTGTCTGTTACTATTACTCGTTGCTGAATAGTTGTACTGCAGTTTTTGTTCTGTcattaatcaatttttcattGTGCTAAAAAGGATTCATGAACGTAATATCAGGGAGTAGTATTGTGGTTTGGTAATGAGCTCTACCAAGAGAAAACAAGTTTACTGGTTTGAATCCTCACTGACCAAATCATGATCGTGATTAAAATCAAGATCAGTTATCTCATTACTAGAAACTCAAACTCAGAAAGAGATTGAATCTTACACCCGATATAtaaaattactataattatCATTTACAAGATTTACATCAAATTGTATTTGGCTTTTTaccttcttttgttttttttttttccttctttttaatAAAGGATCTAATCCTCTTAACTAACAAAATTATGCGTAAAAGTGAACACTTATAAGTATGTAAAAATTACATGATAACAATATGATTAGCATATACACAAATAAAACTACATATACTCTCATATCTGAGTACACAGAAATACTCCACCTCCTTTTACTCTTCGAAATCCTGGGATTGGTTGAGCAGCAGCAACCATTCTCTTAAAGACATCATCAAATATCCTTTGAGTTTTGTTTCCAGATACCTCTACGCTTATCTGGACAGAAAAGTTAAAAGAGGGTTCAAGTTTTATAAGCAGATCATGACTGTtccaaaattttatgaaaagaaaacaatagaaaaattatatatgctTGATCTTTGTCAAAACACTTAGCTTCAAATGAAAACATATTTATGTTTCAGAAAATTCAAGATATTGTCCACATTTATTGTGATGTATGTACCATTTATTGATTTGATCCATAATCCCACCCCATCATCATTTTCTGAGCTAACATTGTGCATCTCCTCCATGTTACACCTTTGCCTCTcctttttttctattctctatGGATCttcagtttttttattatttcaataaatattttgtgaTACCTTAAGTTCTCTGGTATCATCCGTCTCGGCAACAGAGACAGAGAAGTCTTCAAACTGATTGGAAGAAATTTCGGCATCTACAaaaaggaaatcaaattccatgagaaattatttatttataaaccaTGATTTACGATTCAAATAATCATGCAgcctgaaaagaaaaaaaacagcaCCTGATAATACACCAGCAGCAGGGAGGCATTTAATGTCTTGCCTGTGAAAAGCAGATGACgtttcaaaatcaatttgagtcatttaaataaattcagTCAAAAATCATATGGACAACAACAGTTAGAAAATTAGCTGCATTGAGGCAATAGAGGAATGACTGgacaataatacaataaaaacaacTATCGAAGCCTTATCCCACAAGGTAAGATCAGCCACAAGGATTGCATGATACCATTGAACATGGTTAAAGACCAAATTTTCAGGGATATTATTCACAATGAGACCCTTTTCAAGTATTCACCAAGACTGGACCATAATCGTTGAACAAATTCTACACCAAACTCTATCAAGTAAACAGAGCAACAGATACTATAATTAAGGAAAAATGTCATAACGCCCCCAAGCTTTGCAGTGTAATCATCATTTGAGGAATTTAAATGTCTGTTGTATAATAAAGTATAGACTCAAATAACCTATgcaatttgaaatataattcaGAAAGCAGAAGTGCCTTTTTAAAATACTTCTTGCACCAACTTCAAGTTTCCATGAAAGACCAAAATATCCATAATTCAGGATAGGCACAATATACCGGTCTACTCTCTGCTTGCACCTGGTCAcctgaaaacaaaaatttatgtTACCAAAGAACAAGCAACAAACTACCATTACTGACTTGGCTTCTTTCATCAGAGAAAAACAAGACGAGgggaaaaaatttaaacaaataaaatgaaaatgagaaatgGCTTAACCTGTGGAGTGAGATTTAAGATGAAAGTTTGAGATGCTGCATGCATTCTTTCTTTCAATTGTAACCACAGTACTCTGATCAGAATCCAATTTTTCTTTGTCCAGGAGGGAAGCCTCTTTTGATTTCTACCTATGACAACCTCCCCCAAAAGATAGGGTGTGCCggaaagaataataaatatgcCCCACAGTTCTTGGAACCTGTAAGATATTGTTTCCTCTCTAAGGATAAAAAATGCACCCTGTAAGAATAAAATGTCAAGTAATCACACTGATACTGCTCCTACAATAATCATCCATTAAAAAATCTGACAACTCAATATTCACGTAATGATCCCTTTTGAAACATTGGGAAACTTGAAACCTGATGGAATCATTATCTTCcacttgaaatatcaaaataaacgAAACGGATAAAAAATGTTCATAGTCCCCATACATTTTGTCAAACAAAGTCATGGTTTTTGTACTTTCAAATGATGAATAAGAttcaaacttcaaaaaaaaaaggtgaatttagtcttttcttcaattttgtgaCAGTCAACATTCACCACTAAATCTTAAGTAAGCATGAAAAATGACTAAAGTCTCTTATTTTCACTGGAGGACTAATTAATCAATTCAAAAGTACAAGAACCAAATCCATGTTTAACAAAGCAAGCAAACATAAGATTACATAAGGAAGCATTAACTATTGCTAGATTACCTTTTGAACACATTTCTTCTTGTTGGGTAAAATTTTCTCATTATTCTCACTAATAAAGAGTGAACCCAAAAGAAGATTTAGTGAAGCCCATAAAATGTTTAACCAGACAATAACAATTGTTGAAACAATGTGTTGTCTCTCTtccttaaaacataatttaaatccCAATACAGAGTATGCAAAGATAAAATCCACGAACTGAACCCATGATAgtatcttgtttgttctttgaaaccaaattgaaatttcacaCCGACGTGTTGTAACAGTGAAACTCATTAACATAGTTTCGGTTTCATTGAATGTGAAAGAGAGAAGTTATCACCTGCGAAGGGCTCTACGGCGAGACTCTGCTGATGCAGCTGTGGCACTGCCTTATCTCTGTTTCGCTTTGGGAAGTTCCAATTTTAAACAACTTTCTTTATGACTTAActgcaaaaagaaagaaaacgttgaataatttattttttagaacagggtgtgtttttatttatttttttttggaaattaaTATCTGTTTAATTCTTATTAATAcactttaaatatttcttttaaaatattcatattacgttatataattaattttaatttatattatataatatataaatatatgcaGCGTAAgcagataattttaatttatattatccaATACCAGCATAAATACATGCGTATAAAACTTTATATgataatcaaaaataaaaaagtataattaaataattaaacatataataactattaaaacaaaaatatcagtAAAATTTATatggaaataataaaataatttaagtgatTAAAATGTGTATAGAAACGGTTAAAAAGTTGTTATTACTAATAGttagatgaattttttataaataataaaatagataaaattggTTGTATTTATAGGAGTAGTGTGTAAACAAATATTGGTGACAACAATTTTGATTTAGTTATAAACTGGCCAAATAAATGTGTCCGCATTTGTGCTCACTGTCCACACTTTTTTCACTAAATATAATGTATTGTAAACTTATCttattgtatttaaaaagtattgatattaatactacttaaaaaaaaaactgagtgaatatttaataattaataaaaatgtcattcAGAACTGTTACTCCACATTAATACCTTATTTAAtcattagttattttaaatgtCCACACTTTTTTCACTAAATCTAATTTATTGTAATCTTAttgtaattaaaaagtattGATATTGAttctacttttaaaaaataaaaacagagtaaatatttaataattaaacatattgataaaaatatcattcagCACTGTTACCCCACATTAATACCTTGTTTAAGcattagttattatatatatatatatatatatatatatatatatatatattaaaatatttaattattaagtatTAACAACTTTCACATTGTGAGACTAATCACTGTTTTGTACAGTAAGTTTGTTATAATTTTCTAATTCTAAACACTggtgaaataaaaaagatattgcccttaatttataaaaaaataaatcatttgaaAGTTTATTAACATGTTTGAAGGAGAAAATGTTTCAATTCGTTGTTTCACTTTCCTTTCCTCTCCTACACCTTACACTCATTTCATCTTTTCTTCCCACTCATGAGAGAACACACATGGTGTGGTGGTTTACAGAAAATAAAAGAGGAGAGAGAACCATGTTTAAGTCTTCCACCCTAACCTAAGTGGGATGTTCTATCTTAAAACCACATGCTTGGCTTATACACACATCCTTTTTTTTGATGACTACAACCTGTACTCGAATgttaaccatatatatatatatataaaataagagtCTATAGGAAGTGTTCAGCTAAAACTCATTTTGCAAATTACAGCATCCATCAGTTGATTGAATTTCTCAAGTATTGAGTAAAATACCCTTATGATTTGTTTGAGAGGCAAGATTTAATTGCACCCAATTTGATTCGCATATGGGATTAAATGTATGGATGAATAAAGAAGCTACAAggaatcaacaacaaaacaataatatcCCACTAGGAGTACCCTACATTAAGTCATTGTCCCTAATTCCAAAGGAAGATTTCAACTTGTTGGCAAGATGTGGCAGAGTCTCGATACTTTCCTGGATTGCTTTGTCAGCACAGGAAAGCAAATCATGCTTAGCCTCGGTACGCTGGAGCTTAGCTGCCTCATACTTATCTTGACACACCATCAGAGATCTATTCAACCTTTCCTGCACCATGTTCAAAACACTGTCAGACCAAAGAGGAAGGTATTATATGTCAAAATGCTTTCAGGATATAGAACATGGTGCGGATATCAGATAAGGAATTCATACAAACAATTTGGAGCAACGACTAGCAGAGCAGATAACCTAATCGGGTGTGAGGATAACACACCAGAATCCATTCTACCGCGCAAAAATCACAGTAATACCATGAAAAAGTAGAAGCAAATATTTTTTGCACTACCTTTACCATGAAAGAACAATCGATTATTTGTCAAGATATTCAATAACACTGTAAGCAGCTTGAATTCATAAATAGTTAACCATAAGCCTCCATGTTGATGCAATCTACAACTTTGAAATGAGGATTAGGATAAGGATAAGGATAAGAACAGAATCCTTAatcttcaataaaaaaaaatgtgtacatgCCATTGACAGGTAGTCTTGGTTTTCCTATGCATATTGCCCAAGATCTTGAGGCTATCATTCtacattttcaacaatttcataagacattccttaacaattttatacatattaaggaagtttaaataataaattacagataataaaacacacacacacagagtaAGATAACAAAATCATGGGGTAGCTCACCTGAAACCTTCCCATCTCAGCATCAAATGTCTGTTGAGCATTATTAAGAGGTATGTTGCAATTTTCGACACAATTGCTTATCTCTTCCTGCCTTTTGCTTCTATCAAAGCACTCGTGGGCGCATTTAAAATAAGCTTTCTGCAACAATTCAACCAAACAATGAACTACATGGAATTGAAAGTATGCTTTATCACAGAAACCAAATACCACCATTTACCAATTGTCTGCAAAACTATATCAATCCAGTAGAACGAAAAATATAGGACTCAGGGTACAAAAAGTCAACTCCTTTGATACcaagaaatttaaaatctatGGCAACTAATATTTTGCAT carries:
- the LOC114177567 gene encoding uncharacterized protein LOC114177567 isoform X2 → MRKFYPTRRNVFKREETISYRFQELWGIFIILSGTPYLLGEVVIGRNQKRLPSWTKKNWILIRVLWLQLKERMHAASQTFILNLTPQVTRCKQRVDRYIVPILNYGYFGLSWKLEVGARSILKRQDIKCLPAAGVLSDAEISSNQFEDFSVSVAETDDTRELKISVEVSGNKTQRIFDDVFKRMVAAAQPIPGFRRVKGGKTPDIPKNILLEVLGPSKVFKEVIKKIINSTVAEYVEKERLTVSTDLRVEQSFEDLESTFVEGEKFSFDVLLKLKN
- the LOC114177567 gene encoding uncharacterized protein LOC114177567 isoform X1 codes for the protein MLMSFTVTTRRCEISIWFQRTNKILSWVQFVDFIFAYSVLGFKLCFKEERQHIVSTIVIVWLNILWASLNLLLGSLFISENNEKILPNKKKCVQKGAFFILREETISYRFQELWGIFIILSGTPYLLGEVVIGRNQKRLPSWTKKNWILIRVLWLQLKERMHAASQTFILNLTPQVTRCKQRVDRYIVPILNYGYFGLSWKLEVGARSILKRQDIKCLPAAGVLSDAEISSNQFEDFSVSVAETDDTRELKISVEVSGNKTQRIFDDVFKRMVAAAQPIPGFRRVKGGKTPDIPKNILLEVLGPSKVFKEVIKKIINSTVAEYVEKERLTVSTDLRVEQSFEDLESTFVEGEKFSFDVLLKLKN
- the LOC114177567 gene encoding uncharacterized protein LOC114177567 isoform X3, with product MHAASQTFILNLTPQVTRCKQRVDRYIVPILNYGYFGLSWKLEVGARSILKRQDIKCLPAAGVLSDAEISSNQFEDFSVSVAETDDTRELKISVEVSGNKTQRIFDDVFKRMVAAAQPIPGFRRVKGGKTPDIPKNILLEVLGPSKVFKEVIKKIINSTVAEYVEKERLTVSTDLRVEQSFEDLESTFVEGEKFSFDVLLKLKN
- the LOC114179232 gene encoding protein FAM136A-like; translated protein: MDPFAAQEEQLASQRMRQKLEEVNVAAQTNLAPVQDYVNFTLQKAYFKCAHECFDRSKRQEEISNCVENCNIPLNNAQQTFDAEMGRFQERLNRSLMVCQDKYEAAKLQRTEAKHDLLSCADKAIQESIETLPHLANKLKSSFGIRDNDLM